One Pseudoliparis swirei isolate HS2019 ecotype Mariana Trench chromosome 4, NWPU_hadal_v1, whole genome shotgun sequence genomic window carries:
- the kiaa0895l gene encoding microtubule-associated tyrosine carboxypeptidase 1 isoform X2: MVLDSGEVFMDPVEGERVPVESGVRAPKAAASRRSDIAKKEKASHNGLPAVASSGQAAPRRPSAAPPSGGAAPRRPLRRPLSLDMTPRRLRCPEEPPADGRVARPPWRSGPAAPAPPTRGSTGPGGWLRRSESTRSVNYPPGLRVGGGHMRPATSLPHIAGREAGRSPPAPPRACLLVALRPLNLDREKRTFFQSDYKYEPQFEYEQPEPRSVLDKYQEGSGLFLEQAVGIMECVLKKFDSYENFEAVTGGSVLPKSQVWAAVRKYLQKEGCVGEVVVRLSDELLSQAVMVVESCRPTLTINLAGARQHWLEGMLRHEIGTHYLRGVNNNLQPWSSADGRKRFGLQPANPTEEGLASLHSVLLRRQPHLWRAALLYYTVYHAGSMSFGRLFGHIGRFVQDPDVRWEYCLRAKRGQTDTSQPGSCAVERVMVPLPVVLRVLQ; the protein is encoded by the exons ATGGTGTTGGACTCGGGGGAAGTCTTCATGGATCCGGTCGAGGGTGAGCGCGTCCCGGTGGAGTCGGGCGTGCGGGCGCCCAAAGCCGCCGCGTCCAGGAGGAGCGACATTGCGAAGAAGGAGAAGGCGTCCCACAATGGACTTCCGGCCGTGGCGAGCAGCGGCCAGGCGGCGCCGAGGAGGCCGTCTGCGGCGCCGCCGAGCGGCGGGGCCGCGCCCAGGCGACCCCTCCGCCGGCCCCTCAGCCTGGATATGACCCCCCGGCGCCTGCGGTGTCCTGAGGAGCCGCCGGCGGACGGGCGGGTCGCGCGGCCGCCCTGGCGGAGCGGCCCGGCCGCCCCGGCGCCCCCGACCCGCGGCTCGACCGGCCCGGGCGGCTGGTTGCGCCGCAGCGAGAGCACCCGCTCCGTCAACTACCCCCCGGGGCTCCGGGTCGGCGGGGGCCACATGAGACCCGCCACCTCCCTGCCGCACATAGCGGGGAGGGAGGCGGGCCGCTCGCCGCCCGCCCCCCCCAGGGCCTGTCTGCTCGTGGCCCTGCGGCCCCTGAACCTGGACCGGGAGAAGCGGACCTTCTTCCAGTCCGACTACAAGTACGAGCCCCAGTTCGAGTACGAGCAGCCGGAGCCCCGGAGCGTGTTGGACAAGTACCAGGAGGGATCAGGACTCTTCCTGGAGCAG GCGGTGGGGATCATGGAGTGCGTCCTGAAGAAGTTCGACTCCTACGAGAACTTCGAGGCGGTGACGGGCGGCAGCGTTCTCCCTAAGAGTCAAGTGTGGGCCGCCGTACGCAAATACCTGCAGAAAGAAGGCTGCGTGGGGGAG gtcgtGGTGCGTCTGTCTGACGAGCTGCTGTCCCAGGCGGTCATGGTGGTGGAGAGCTGTCGCCCCACGCTGACCATCAACCTGGCCGGCGCTCGGCAGCACTGGCTGGAGGGGATGCTGCGGCACGAGATCg gcacACATTACCTGCGCGGGGTGAACAACAACCTGCAGCCGTGGAGCTCCGCCGACGGCAGGAAGCGGTTCGGCCTGCAGCCGGCCAACCCCACGGAGGAGGGGCTGGCCAGCCTGCACAGCGTGCTGCTGCGCCGCCAGCCGCACCTGTGGCGCGCGGCGCTGCTCTACTACACCGTGTACCACGCCGGCAGCATGAGCTTCGGACGGCTGTTCGGACACATCGGCCGCTTCGTCCAGGACCCCGACGTCCGCTGGGAGTACTGCCTGAGGGCCAAGAGGGGCCAGACGGACACCTCGCAGCCAg GGTCGTGTGCAGTGGAGCGTGTGATGGTTCCACTTCCTGTGGTCCTCAGGGTGCTTCAGTAA
- the kiaa0895l gene encoding microtubule-associated tyrosine carboxypeptidase 1 isoform X3: MVLDSGEVFMDPVEGERVPVESGVRAPKAAASRRSDIAKKEKASHNGLPAVASSGQAAPRRPSAAPPSGGAAPRRPLRRPLSLDMTPRRLRCPEEPPADGRVARPPWRSGPAAPAPPTRGSTGPGGWLRRSESTRSVNYPPGLRVGGGHMRPATSLPHIAGREAGRSPPAPPRACLLVALRPLNLDREKRTFFQSDYKYEPQFEYEQPEPRSVLDKYQEGSGLFLEQAVGIMECVLKKFDSYENFEAVTGGSVLPKSQVWAAVRKYLQKEGCVGEVVVRLSDELLSQAVMVVESCRPTLTINLAGARQHWLEGMLRHEIGTHYLRGVNNNLQPWSSADGRKRFGLQPANPTEEGLASLHSVLLRRQPHLWRAALLYYTVYHAGSMSFGRLFGHIGRFVQDPDVRWEYCLRAKRGQTDTSQPVL; this comes from the exons ATGGTGTTGGACTCGGGGGAAGTCTTCATGGATCCGGTCGAGGGTGAGCGCGTCCCGGTGGAGTCGGGCGTGCGGGCGCCCAAAGCCGCCGCGTCCAGGAGGAGCGACATTGCGAAGAAGGAGAAGGCGTCCCACAATGGACTTCCGGCCGTGGCGAGCAGCGGCCAGGCGGCGCCGAGGAGGCCGTCTGCGGCGCCGCCGAGCGGCGGGGCCGCGCCCAGGCGACCCCTCCGCCGGCCCCTCAGCCTGGATATGACCCCCCGGCGCCTGCGGTGTCCTGAGGAGCCGCCGGCGGACGGGCGGGTCGCGCGGCCGCCCTGGCGGAGCGGCCCGGCCGCCCCGGCGCCCCCGACCCGCGGCTCGACCGGCCCGGGCGGCTGGTTGCGCCGCAGCGAGAGCACCCGCTCCGTCAACTACCCCCCGGGGCTCCGGGTCGGCGGGGGCCACATGAGACCCGCCACCTCCCTGCCGCACATAGCGGGGAGGGAGGCGGGCCGCTCGCCGCCCGCCCCCCCCAGGGCCTGTCTGCTCGTGGCCCTGCGGCCCCTGAACCTGGACCGGGAGAAGCGGACCTTCTTCCAGTCCGACTACAAGTACGAGCCCCAGTTCGAGTACGAGCAGCCGGAGCCCCGGAGCGTGTTGGACAAGTACCAGGAGGGATCAGGACTCTTCCTGGAGCAG GCGGTGGGGATCATGGAGTGCGTCCTGAAGAAGTTCGACTCCTACGAGAACTTCGAGGCGGTGACGGGCGGCAGCGTTCTCCCTAAGAGTCAAGTGTGGGCCGCCGTACGCAAATACCTGCAGAAAGAAGGCTGCGTGGGGGAG gtcgtGGTGCGTCTGTCTGACGAGCTGCTGTCCCAGGCGGTCATGGTGGTGGAGAGCTGTCGCCCCACGCTGACCATCAACCTGGCCGGCGCTCGGCAGCACTGGCTGGAGGGGATGCTGCGGCACGAGATCg gcacACATTACCTGCGCGGGGTGAACAACAACCTGCAGCCGTGGAGCTCCGCCGACGGCAGGAAGCGGTTCGGCCTGCAGCCGGCCAACCCCACGGAGGAGGGGCTGGCCAGCCTGCACAGCGTGCTGCTGCGCCGCCAGCCGCACCTGTGGCGCGCGGCGCTGCTCTACTACACCGTGTACCACGCCGGCAGCATGAGCTTCGGACGGCTGTTCGGACACATCGGCCGCTTCGTCCAGGACCCCGACGTCCGCTGGGAGTACTGCCTGAGGGCCAAGAGGGGCCAGACGGACACCTCGCAGCCAg TGCTTTAG
- the kiaa0895l gene encoding microtubule-associated tyrosine carboxypeptidase isoform X1, whose translation MVLDSGEVFMDPVEGERVPVESGVRAPKAAASRRSDIAKKEKASHNGLPAVASSGQAAPRRPSAAPPSGGAAPRRPLRRPLSLDMTPRRLRCPEEPPADGRVARPPWRSGPAAPAPPTRGSTGPGGWLRRSESTRSVNYPPGLRVGGGHMRPATSLPHIAGREAGRSPPAPPRACLLVALRPLNLDREKRTFFQSDYKYEPQFEYEQPEPRSVLDKYQEGSGLFLEQAVGIMECVLKKFDSYENFEAVTGGSVLPKSQVWAAVRKYLQKEGCVGEVVVRLSDELLSQAVMVVESCRPTLTINLAGARQHWLEGMLRHEIGTHYLRGVNNNLQPWSSADGRKRFGLQPANPTEEGLASLHSVLLRRQPHLWRAALLYYTVYHAGSMSFGRLFGHIGRFVQDPDVRWEYCLRAKRGQTDTSQPGCFSKDQVYLDGILRILRHRRTIDFKMLTSLGKVSFEDVEMLRPLAVLPRTRIPHFMRDQVRYAQHLEHIVSVNDLDDSALEHLLP comes from the exons ATGGTGTTGGACTCGGGGGAAGTCTTCATGGATCCGGTCGAGGGTGAGCGCGTCCCGGTGGAGTCGGGCGTGCGGGCGCCCAAAGCCGCCGCGTCCAGGAGGAGCGACATTGCGAAGAAGGAGAAGGCGTCCCACAATGGACTTCCGGCCGTGGCGAGCAGCGGCCAGGCGGCGCCGAGGAGGCCGTCTGCGGCGCCGCCGAGCGGCGGGGCCGCGCCCAGGCGACCCCTCCGCCGGCCCCTCAGCCTGGATATGACCCCCCGGCGCCTGCGGTGTCCTGAGGAGCCGCCGGCGGACGGGCGGGTCGCGCGGCCGCCCTGGCGGAGCGGCCCGGCCGCCCCGGCGCCCCCGACCCGCGGCTCGACCGGCCCGGGCGGCTGGTTGCGCCGCAGCGAGAGCACCCGCTCCGTCAACTACCCCCCGGGGCTCCGGGTCGGCGGGGGCCACATGAGACCCGCCACCTCCCTGCCGCACATAGCGGGGAGGGAGGCGGGCCGCTCGCCGCCCGCCCCCCCCAGGGCCTGTCTGCTCGTGGCCCTGCGGCCCCTGAACCTGGACCGGGAGAAGCGGACCTTCTTCCAGTCCGACTACAAGTACGAGCCCCAGTTCGAGTACGAGCAGCCGGAGCCCCGGAGCGTGTTGGACAAGTACCAGGAGGGATCAGGACTCTTCCTGGAGCAG GCGGTGGGGATCATGGAGTGCGTCCTGAAGAAGTTCGACTCCTACGAGAACTTCGAGGCGGTGACGGGCGGCAGCGTTCTCCCTAAGAGTCAAGTGTGGGCCGCCGTACGCAAATACCTGCAGAAAGAAGGCTGCGTGGGGGAG gtcgtGGTGCGTCTGTCTGACGAGCTGCTGTCCCAGGCGGTCATGGTGGTGGAGAGCTGTCGCCCCACGCTGACCATCAACCTGGCCGGCGCTCGGCAGCACTGGCTGGAGGGGATGCTGCGGCACGAGATCg gcacACATTACCTGCGCGGGGTGAACAACAACCTGCAGCCGTGGAGCTCCGCCGACGGCAGGAAGCGGTTCGGCCTGCAGCCGGCCAACCCCACGGAGGAGGGGCTGGCCAGCCTGCACAGCGTGCTGCTGCGCCGCCAGCCGCACCTGTGGCGCGCGGCGCTGCTCTACTACACCGTGTACCACGCCGGCAGCATGAGCTTCGGACGGCTGTTCGGACACATCGGCCGCTTCGTCCAGGACCCCGACGTCCGCTGGGAGTACTGCCTGAGGGCCAAGAGGGGCCAGACGGACACCTCGCAGCCAg GGTGCTTCAGTAAAGATCAGGTCTACCTGGACGGGATCCTCCGAATCCTCCGACACCGACGGACCATCGACTTCAAGATGTTGACTTCTTTAGGCAAA gTGTCTTTCGAGGACGTGGAGATGCTGCGTCCTCTGGCGGTTCTCCCGCGGACCAGAATCCCTCACTTCATGCGAGACCAGGTGCGCTACGCGCAGCACCTGGAACACATCGTGTCCGTCAACGACCTGGACGACTCTGCGCTGGAACACCTGCTGCCCTGA
- the LOC130192789 gene encoding beta-1,3-galactosyltransferase 2-like — protein MLENIQSPGAEDAGKPPDGGRWCSSSRLRLVFVLLVLAVVLFFYNTNMKDLLPAWNPAKWGLASGGQRHGVPPPQPRAPPARPKPNETGPTPPPYRSPGPYLVEYPSEYHFVINEPKTCERRKPFLVLMVPVAPDDKAHRNVIRSTWGGEREALGRAVALFFLMGLHAAPRAGAGAAWTNERLLRESREHGDLIQSDFLDSYKNLTIKTMVMLEWLDAHCPGAAYAMKVDTDMFLNLPKLVGMLASAPRTGYMTGQVQAGAAVHRYRTSKWFLPVEIYPAASFPRYALGMGYVFSLDLAERLLEASRHVRAVYIEDVYLGMCMSHLGIGPTDPPSWSYFQVEPQRYSRCAYSQLVAMTTHPADDRLGVWEDFKRPGQHC, from the exons ATGCTGGAAAATATTCAAAG cCCGGGCGCCGAGGATGCTGGGAAACCGCCGGACGGCGGGAGGTGGTGCTCTTCCTCGCGCCTCCGCCTCGTCTTCGTCCTCCTGGTGCTGGCGGTGGTTTTGTTCTTCTACAACACGAACATGAAGGACTTGCTGCCCGCGTGGAACCCGGCGAAGTGGGGGCTGGCGTCCGGCGGCCAGAGACAcggcgtgccccccccccaaccgaGGGCCCCCCCCGCCCGGCCTAAACCGAACGAGACCGGCCCGACTCCGCCCCCTTATCGATCTCCGGGCCCCTACCTGGTGGAATACCCCTCCGAGTACCACTTCGTCATCAACGAGCCGAAGACGTGCGAGCGGCGCAAGCCTTTCCTGGTTCTGATGGTTCCCGTGGCGCCCGACGACAAGGCCCACCGCAACGTCATCCGCAGCACCTGGGGCGGCGAGCGCGAGGCGCTGGGCCGAGCGGTGGCGCTGTTCTTCCTGATGGGGCTGCACGCCGCCCCGCGAGCCGGAGCCGGGGCGGCGTGGACCAACGAGCGGCTGCTGCGGGAGAGCCGCGAGCACGGCGACCTGATCCAGAGCGACTTCCTGGACTCCTACAAGAACCTCACCATCAAGACCATGGTGATGCTGGAGTGGCTGGACGCGCACTGCCCCGGCGCCGCCTACGCCATGAAGGTCGACACCGACATGTTCCTCAACCTGCCCAAGCTCGTCGGCATGTTGGCGAGCGCCCCGAGGACCGGCTACATGACGGGCCAGGTGCAGGCCGGCGCCGCGGTCCACAGGTACCGGACGTCGAAGTGGTTCCTCCCGGTGGAGATCTACCCGGCGGCGAGCTTCCCCCGCTACGCTCTGGGCATGGGCTACGTCTTCTCCCTGGACCTCGCCGAGAGGCTGCTGGAGGCCTCCAGGCACGTCAGAGCCGTCTACATCGAAGACGTGTACCTGGGGATGTGCATGAGCCACCTGGGCATCGGCCCCACCGACCCGCCCAGCTGGAGCTACTTCCAGGTGGAGCCTCAGAGGTACAGCCGCTGTGCTTACTCGCAGCTCGTCGCCATGACTACGCACCCGGCGGACGATCGCTTGGGGGTCTGGGAAGACTTCAAGAGGCCGGGTCAGCACTGCTGA
- the csnk2a2a gene encoding casein kinase 2, alpha prime polypeptide a, with product MPGSTPASSKARVYTDVNTQKNREYWDYDAHVPNWSNQDNYQLVRKLGRGKYSEVFEAINVTNNEKVVVKILKPVKKKKIKREIKILENLRGGTNVIRLVDTVKDPVSRTPALVFECINNTDFKELYQKLTDYDIRYYMYELLKALDYCHSMGIMHRDVKPHNVMIDHQMKKLRLIDWGLAEFYHPAQEYNVRVASRYFKGPELLVDYQMYDYSLDMWSFGCMLASMIFLKEPFFHGQDNYDQLVRIAKVLGTDELFVYLHKYHIELDTRFKDLLGQQTKKRWEQFIQSENQHLVSPEALDLLDKLLRYDHQQRLTAAEAMQHPYFYPVVKEQANANTDGTKAISSSNAT from the exons ATGCCCGGGTCCACGCCGGCCAGCAGCAAGGCTCGGGTGTACACCGACGTCAACACACAGAAGAACCGAGAGTACTGGGACTACGACGCACACGTGCCAAACTGGAG CAACCAGGACAACTACCAGCTGGTGCGTAAACTGGGTCGAGGGAAGTACAGTGAAGTGTTCGAGGCCATCAACGTGACCAACAACGAGAAGGTGGTGGTGAAAATCCTGAAG CccgtcaagaagaagaagatcaaaCGGGAAATCAAAATTCTTGAAAACCTGCGCGGAGGAACCAACGTCATCCGCCTGGTGGACACGGTCAAAGACCCGGTG TCCAGAACTCCAGCGCTTGTCTTTGAGTGCATCAATAACACAGATTTTAAG GAGCTCTACCAGAAGCTCACAGACTACGATATCCGCTACTACATGTATGAGCTTCTCAAG GCTCTGGACTACTGTCACAGTATGGGCATCATGCACCGGGACGTGAAGCCCCACAACGTGATGATCGACCACCAGATGAAAAAG ctgcgTCTTATAGATTGGGGTTTGGCAGAGTTCTACCATCCCGCTCAAGAATACAACGTCCGGGTGGCCTCCCGCTACTTCAAAGGCCCCGAGCTGCTAGTGGACTATCAG atGTATGACTATAGTTTGGACATGTGGAGTTTTGGCTGCATGTTGGCGAGCATGATCTTTCTGAAGGAACCGTTCTTTCACGGCCAGGACAACTACGACcag CTGGTCCGCATCGCTAAAGTCCTCGGCACCGACGAGCTCTTCGTTTACCTGCACAAATACCACATAGAACTGGACACTCGCTTCAAAGACCTGCTGGGACA GCAAACGAAGAAGCGCTGGGAGCAGTTCATCCAGTCCGAGAACCAGCACCTGGTGAGTCCGGAGGCTCTGGACCTGCTGGACAAGCTGCTCCGCTACGACCACCAACAGAGGCTGACGGCGGCCGAGGCCATGCAGCACCCGTACTTCT ACCCCGTGGTGAAGGAACAGGCGAACGCCAACACAGACGGCACAAAGGCCATAAGCAGCTCCAATGCAACATGA